A DNA window from Providencia huaxiensis contains the following coding sequences:
- the zipA gene encoding cell division protein ZipA, with protein MQDLRLILVVVGAIAIVALLLHGLWTSRKERSKLFRDRPVKRRKNDMQENSSEYDDSALFTENQPTQQAPVHPAATEPVYPVKNESPVEPNIQPQVSVEPDIIMNREPEAKPPVHNEPTPHQRTEPVHVPEQLTINMSEEVAIEPEIRTQPVTGIAAEPHIDSTKLREEPQPSTYEQETQHIEKKAEPQEAPATTSSKETVLVLHVAAHQGQELQGELLLQSILQAGFQFGEMKIFHRHVNPSGTGPVLFSLANMVKPGSFDPETMADFSTPGVSMFMMVPSYGDAGQNFKLMLQAAQRIASDAGGVVLDDERKMLTPQKIEVYHARIRNTLS; from the coding sequence ATGCAGGATTTGCGTCTGATATTAGTGGTCGTAGGTGCGATAGCGATTGTCGCTTTATTACTGCATGGTTTATGGACCAGCCGTAAAGAGCGCTCAAAGTTATTTCGCGACAGACCCGTAAAACGTAGAAAGAACGATATGCAAGAGAACTCATCAGAATATGATGATTCTGCATTATTTACTGAAAATCAACCTACTCAGCAGGCGCCTGTTCATCCGGCTGCAACTGAGCCTGTATATCCGGTAAAAAATGAGTCTCCAGTTGAACCTAATATACAGCCACAGGTGTCGGTTGAACCTGACATTATTATGAATAGGGAGCCAGAGGCTAAACCGCCAGTTCATAATGAACCTACGCCGCATCAACGTACTGAACCTGTTCATGTACCTGAGCAACTCACCATTAACATGAGTGAGGAAGTGGCAATAGAGCCTGAAATTCGTACTCAGCCGGTTACGGGTATTGCCGCTGAACCACATATTGATTCAACTAAATTAAGAGAAGAGCCTCAGCCGAGCACCTATGAACAAGAGACGCAGCATATTGAGAAGAAAGCTGAGCCGCAGGAAGCTCCTGCTACAACAAGTAGCAAGGAGACAGTTCTGGTACTTCACGTAGCCGCTCATCAAGGACAAGAACTGCAAGGTGAGTTATTACTGCAAAGTATTTTACAAGCTGGTTTCCAATTCGGGGAAATGAAAATATTCCACCGTCATGTAAATCCGTCGGGTACGGGACCAGTGCTGTTTAGCCTGGCTAACATGGTGAAACCGGGCTCATTTGACCCTGAGACAATGGCTGACTTTAGTACGCCAGGGGTTTCCATGTTTATGATGGTACCGTCTTATGGTGATGCAGGGCAAAATTTCAAACTGATGTTACAAGCCGCTCAACGTATCGCATCAGATGCGGGAGGCGTCGTTCTTGATGACGAACGCAAAATGCTGACACCTCAAAAAATAGAGGTGTATCATGCTCGAATTAGAAACACATTAAGTTAA
- the ligA gene encoding NAD-dependent DNA ligase LigA → MTTKQEIDELKKQLRHHEYQYHVLDAPEIPDVEYDKLMQRLKEIEALHPELVTSDSPTQRVGAAPLAAFDTVRHEIPMLSLDNVFDEESYLAFDKRVRDRLKNHQELTFCCELKLDGLAVSLLYENGELVQAATRGDGTVGENITANVRTIRAIPLRLTGSNIPDRVEIRGEVFMPQKGFEALNEQARKTDGKVFANPRNAAAGSLRQLDPRITAKRPLTFYCYGVGLVEGGTLPDTHYDRLMQFKAWGLPVSDYVQLRVGHQAVLDFYHEIEQVRPDLGFDIDGVVIKVNSIAIQEELGFVSRAPRWATAFKFPAQEQVTLLKDVEFQVGRTGAITPVARLEPVQVAGVVVSNATLHNADEIERLGVHIGDTVIIRRAGDVIPQIVSVVVDKRPANSREIVFPTHCPVCGSDIERVEGEAVARCTGGLICGAQRKEALKHFVSRRAMDVDGMGDKIIDQLVEKEYVKTPADLYQLSAGILTGLDRMGPKSAQNLVDALNKSKQTTLARFIYALGIREVGEATAANLAAHYTTLEAVMAADEESLKTVQDIGHVVAKHVVNFFHEAHNQAVIDDLINKANIHWPEVKVVNSAEIDSPFAGKTVVLTGSMSVLTRDEAKDKLVALGAKVSGSVSKKTDLVIAGEAAGSKLAKANELGIRVIDENELIRLLNIQ, encoded by the coding sequence ATGACAACCAAACAAGAAATAGACGAATTAAAAAAACAGTTACGTCATCATGAATATCAATACCATGTATTAGATGCGCCTGAAATTCCAGACGTTGAATATGACAAGCTAATGCAACGTCTAAAAGAGATTGAGGCGCTGCATCCTGAACTTGTTACGAGTGATTCACCAACTCAACGTGTTGGTGCCGCACCATTAGCGGCGTTTGATACCGTACGCCATGAAATACCTATGTTATCGTTAGATAATGTTTTTGACGAAGAGAGTTACCTTGCGTTTGATAAGCGGGTAAGAGATCGTTTGAAAAACCATCAAGAGCTGACTTTCTGTTGTGAGCTTAAACTTGATGGACTCGCGGTAAGTTTGTTGTATGAAAACGGTGAGTTAGTACAAGCTGCGACTCGTGGTGATGGGACAGTCGGTGAAAATATTACCGCGAATGTTCGAACCATACGCGCTATCCCATTGCGTTTAACCGGCAGTAATATTCCAGATCGTGTTGAGATCCGCGGCGAAGTTTTCATGCCCCAAAAAGGGTTTGAAGCGCTGAATGAGCAAGCACGTAAAACAGATGGCAAAGTCTTTGCGAACCCACGTAATGCGGCTGCGGGTTCTCTGCGTCAATTAGACCCACGTATTACCGCCAAAAGGCCACTCACTTTTTATTGTTATGGTGTTGGGTTAGTGGAAGGTGGCACGTTACCAGATACACATTATGACCGTTTGATGCAATTCAAAGCATGGGGGTTACCAGTTAGTGATTATGTTCAATTACGAGTTGGTCATCAGGCCGTATTAGATTTTTACCATGAAATTGAGCAAGTTCGCCCTGATCTTGGCTTTGATATCGATGGGGTAGTCATTAAAGTTAACTCAATTGCGATTCAAGAAGAGTTAGGTTTTGTTTCTCGAGCACCTCGTTGGGCGACTGCGTTTAAATTTCCAGCTCAAGAGCAAGTTACACTATTAAAAGATGTGGAATTTCAAGTTGGGCGTACCGGTGCTATCACGCCAGTGGCGCGTTTAGAGCCCGTGCAAGTCGCGGGTGTGGTAGTCAGCAATGCGACGCTGCACAATGCAGATGAAATTGAACGTCTTGGTGTGCATATCGGTGATACGGTCATTATTCGTCGAGCAGGGGATGTTATTCCACAAATCGTCAGTGTTGTCGTTGATAAGCGCCCCGCGAATAGCCGTGAAATTGTTTTTCCAACTCATTGCCCTGTATGCGGCTCTGATATCGAACGAGTCGAAGGTGAAGCGGTAGCGCGCTGTACAGGTGGGCTGATTTGTGGGGCACAACGCAAAGAAGCGCTGAAGCATTTTGTCTCACGCCGAGCAATGGATGTCGATGGCATGGGCGATAAAATTATCGACCAGTTAGTTGAAAAAGAGTATGTCAAAACTCCAGCAGATTTGTACCAATTAAGTGCAGGCATTTTAACTGGCCTCGATAGAATGGGGCCGAAGTCGGCACAGAATCTGGTTGATGCACTCAATAAGTCTAAACAAACGACGTTGGCTCGCTTTATTTACGCTCTTGGAATTCGAGAGGTTGGTGAAGCCACAGCGGCAAATTTAGCGGCGCATTACACCACACTTGAAGCCGTGATGGCAGCAGATGAAGAGTCACTAAAAACAGTTCAAGATATTGGTCATGTGGTTGCGAAACATGTGGTTAATTTCTTTCATGAAGCCCATAACCAAGCAGTGATTGATGATTTAATCAATAAGGCGAACATTCATTGGCCAGAAGTAAAAGTTGTAAATAGTGCAGAAATCGACAGCCCATTTGCAGGTAAAACGGTGGTGCTAACAGGGTCAATGAGCGTATTGACGCGTGATGAAGCCAAAGACAAGTTAGTGGCTTTGGGCGCAAAAGTCTCAGGAAGCGTCTCGAAGAAAACAGATTTGGTCATTGCAGGGGAGGCCGCAGGTTCTAAATTAGCGAAAGCAAATGAACTTGGCATACGCGTTATCGATGAAAATGAATTGATTCGTTTGCTGAATATCCAATAG
- the cysZ gene encoding sulfate transporter CysZ translates to MTQSTFSTQKDHSGFYYFTQGWRLITRPGIKRFVILPLLANILFLGGAFWWLYTKLGGWIDQVMGYIPDWLQWLDYVIWPIAVISILLVFTYFFSTIANIIAAPFNGWLSEKLEAELTGKPSPDTGVAELLKDVPRMIKREFVRIGYYLPRAIGLLILFFIPGIGQTVAPVLWFLFGAWMMSIQYCDYPFDNHRVGFGEMKQALAKERMRNVQFGGVISLLMMVPFVNLVIMPVAVCGATLMWVDRYRERYARY, encoded by the coding sequence ATGACCCAATCGACATTTTCGACACAAAAAGACCATTCTGGTTTTTATTATTTTACACAAGGCTGGAGATTAATCACTCGTCCCGGTATCAAACGTTTTGTTATTTTGCCCCTATTAGCCAATATTTTATTCTTAGGCGGCGCATTTTGGTGGTTATATACCAAGCTTGGTGGCTGGATTGACCAAGTAATGGGTTACATTCCTGACTGGCTACAATGGCTCGATTATGTTATTTGGCCAATCGCTGTTATCTCAATACTGCTCGTGTTTACTTATTTTTTTAGTACGATAGCCAATATTATCGCGGCACCTTTTAACGGCTGGCTATCAGAAAAACTCGAAGCGGAGCTAACAGGTAAACCGTCGCCAGATACTGGCGTCGCGGAGTTATTAAAAGATGTTCCTCGCATGATAAAACGCGAGTTTGTCCGAATCGGTTACTACTTACCTCGCGCTATTGGGTTACTGATCTTATTTTTCATACCCGGTATTGGCCAAACCGTCGCCCCCGTACTGTGGTTTTTATTTGGTGCTTGGATGATGTCAATCCAATATTGCGATTACCCGTTTGATAACCACCGTGTTGGCTTCGGCGAAATGAAGCAAGCACTTGCCAAAGAACGGATGAGAAACGTTCAATTTGGTGGCGTTATCAGCCTGTTAATGATGGTCCCTTTTGTCAACTTAGTGATCATGCCTGTTGCAGTTTGTGGTGCAACATTGATGTGGGTTGACCGGTATCGTGAGCGTTACGCACGCTACTAA
- the ptsI gene encoding phosphoenolpyruvate-protein phosphotransferase PtsI has product MISGILVSPGFAFGQALILKEDPIVVSTKKIADDQVDKEIARFIEGRNKSAEQLNLIKEKAEKNLGAEKAEIFEGHIMLLEDEELEQEIVTLIKGDKKTADAAAYSVIEDQAQALESLDDEYLKERAADVRDIGKRLLKNILNIPIVDLSAISEEVILVAADLTPSETAQLNLDKVLGFITDLGGRTSHTSIMARSLELPAIVGTSDATRKIKNGDFIVLDGVNNTIHLNPSEAEIDKLKAFRDEYLQEKEELAKLKDLPAITLDGHQVEVCANIGTVRDVAGAERNGAEGVGLYRTEFLFMDRDSLPTEEEQFQAYKAVAEAMGSQAVIVRTMDIGGDKDLPYMNLPKEENPFLGWRAIRICLDRKEILHSQLRAILRASKFGKLRIMFPMVISVEEVRELKAELEMLKAQLREEGKAFDESIEVGVMVETPAAAVIARHLAKEVDFFSIGTNDLTQYTLAVDRGNELISHLYNPMSPAVLNLIKQVIDASHAEGKWTGMCGELAGDERATLLLLGMGLDEFSMSAISIPRIKKLIRNASFADTQALAEQALAQPTADELMKLVDTFIQEKTLC; this is encoded by the coding sequence ATGATTTCAGGAATTTTAGTATCCCCGGGTTTTGCTTTTGGTCAAGCTTTAATCCTCAAAGAAGATCCTATCGTTGTTAGCACAAAAAAAATCGCTGACGATCAGGTTGATAAAGAAATCGCTCGCTTTATTGAGGGACGAAACAAGTCAGCCGAACAACTCAATTTGATTAAAGAAAAAGCCGAAAAAAATCTTGGAGCTGAAAAAGCTGAGATTTTTGAAGGTCATATAATGCTGCTGGAAGATGAAGAGCTGGAGCAAGAAATTGTCACTTTAATCAAAGGCGACAAAAAAACAGCTGATGCAGCTGCGTATTCTGTTATTGAAGATCAAGCTCAAGCCCTTGAATCTCTTGATGATGAATACCTTAAAGAGCGTGCCGCTGACGTACGTGATATCGGTAAGCGTTTATTAAAAAACATCTTAAATATTCCTATCGTTGATTTAAGTGCAATCAGCGAAGAAGTTATTTTAGTGGCGGCTGATTTAACCCCTTCAGAAACCGCACAGCTGAATTTAGATAAAGTATTAGGGTTTATTACTGATTTAGGTGGCCGTACATCACATACCTCGATTATGGCACGTTCCCTTGAGTTACCAGCCATTGTCGGAACTAGTGATGCCACCCGCAAAATTAAAAATGGCGATTTCATTGTATTAGATGGTGTTAACAACACTATCCACCTGAACCCATCTGAAGCAGAAATCGACAAACTCAAAGCCTTCCGTGATGAATACCTACAAGAAAAAGAAGAGCTCGCAAAATTAAAAGATTTGCCTGCTATCACCCTTGATGGTCATCAAGTTGAAGTTTGTGCCAACATTGGTACCGTACGAGATGTCGCTGGTGCTGAACGCAATGGCGCAGAAGGCGTTGGCCTTTACCGCACTGAATTTTTATTTATGGATAGAGACTCTCTTCCTACTGAAGAAGAGCAATTTCAAGCTTATAAAGCAGTTGCAGAAGCAATGGGCAGCCAAGCCGTTATTGTCCGCACAATGGATATAGGCGGTGATAAAGACCTGCCATATATGAATTTACCGAAAGAAGAGAACCCATTCCTCGGCTGGCGTGCAATTCGTATTTGTCTTGATCGCAAAGAAATCTTACACTCACAGTTAAGAGCTATTTTAAGAGCCTCTAAATTTGGTAAACTGCGTATTATGTTCCCAATGGTCATTTCCGTTGAAGAAGTTCGTGAACTAAAAGCGGAGCTAGAAATGCTAAAAGCTCAGTTACGTGAAGAAGGTAAGGCTTTTGACGAGTCAATTGAAGTCGGTGTGATGGTTGAAACACCAGCCGCTGCTGTGATTGCTCGCCACTTGGCAAAAGAAGTTGATTTCTTTAGTATTGGGACGAACGATCTCACTCAATACACTTTAGCGGTCGACCGTGGTAATGAACTGATTTCTCATCTTTACAACCCGATGTCACCTGCTGTCCTAAACTTAATTAAGCAAGTGATCGATGCATCACACGCTGAAGGTAAATGGACTGGGATGTGTGGGGAGTTAGCTGGAGATGAGCGTGCAACCTTATTGCTACTTGGCATGGGGCTGGATGAATTTAGTATGAGCGCAATTTCAATTCCACGTATCAAAAAGTTAATTCGCAATGCGAGCTTTGCTGATACTCAAGCGTTGGCTGAACAAGCACTTGCTCAACCAACAGCGGATGAATTGATGAAACTTGTAGATACCTTTATCCAAGAAAAAACGTTATGCTAG
- a CDS encoding fimbrial protein, protein MKSLMSKKIENKLKLGVFGSLLMAFSTFSYSGVSCTPLGAWYPLPLLSIDMNTIPGTVPEGTRLGSGFSALSWRCNFSGTVADRTIWFHSQTPGSVKAHLLSSGVKVFQSSYVGKVEITAPTTPALNVGYWKVGTENISLWHNFTIERGKGPLKSFDTGDFILGYHTDGVGNRIADYYTIRLVGTLINYCPTPIVTMSDKVVDFKELTTDQFENNKTIKENFNLTLTPVSTCDAALEVSVKFQSNKGVVNNKYIVFDNGLQMAITDRSLGQEISFGQEYYKGVITKQKPGNYQYSAELSKKNNENIKQGPFSNTVNVLFTYK, encoded by the coding sequence ATGAAATCTCTTATGAGCAAAAAAATAGAAAATAAACTAAAACTAGGTGTGTTTGGCTCGTTACTGATGGCTTTTAGCACATTTTCTTATTCCGGTGTTAGCTGTACTCCTTTGGGTGCGTGGTACCCATTACCATTATTATCCATTGATATGAATACAATCCCAGGTACTGTTCCTGAAGGAACAAGATTAGGCTCAGGGTTTTCAGCGTTATCATGGCGATGTAATTTTTCTGGAACTGTAGCAGATAGAACTATCTGGTTTCATAGTCAAACACCCGGCTCAGTTAAAGCTCACCTTCTCTCTAGCGGAGTTAAAGTTTTTCAGTCATCTTATGTGGGGAAAGTTGAAATTACAGCACCGACTACTCCAGCATTAAATGTGGGATATTGGAAGGTAGGCACCGAAAACATATCATTGTGGCATAATTTTACTATAGAACGTGGAAAGGGGCCGTTAAAATCATTTGACACAGGTGATTTCATTCTTGGCTATCACACGGATGGAGTGGGAAATCGTATTGCTGATTATTACACTATCCGCCTTGTTGGCACATTAATTAATTATTGTCCAACACCGATTGTTACGATGAGTGACAAAGTAGTTGATTTTAAAGAGCTGACAACGGATCAATTTGAAAATAATAAAACAATAAAAGAAAATTTTAATTTAACTTTAACTCCAGTTTCAACTTGTGATGCTGCTTTAGAAGTTAGTGTTAAATTTCAAAGCAATAAAGGCGTAGTGAATAATAAATATATCGTTTTTGATAACGGTTTGCAGATGGCGATTACCGATAGAAGTTTGGGGCAAGAAATTAGTTTTGGTCAGGAGTATTATAAAGGTGTTATTACTAAGCAAAAGCCCGGTAATTATCAGTATTCAGCTGAGTTATCTAAAAAAAATAATGAGAATATTAAGCAGGGGCCATTTAGCAATACCGTAAATGTTTTATTTACATATAAGTAA
- the ptsH gene encoding phosphocarrier protein Hpr, whose protein sequence is MFQQEVTITAPNGLHTRPAAQFVKEAKAFSSDISLISGGKSASAKSLFKLQTLGLTQGTVVTISAEGEDEKEAVEHLVKLMGELE, encoded by the coding sequence ATGTTTCAGCAAGAAGTTACTATTACGGCACCAAATGGTCTACATACTCGTCCTGCAGCTCAATTTGTAAAAGAAGCAAAAGCATTCTCTTCTGATATTTCTTTAATTTCTGGCGGCAAATCCGCTAGCGCGAAAAGTTTGTTTAAATTACAAACCTTAGGCCTAACGCAAGGCACAGTTGTGACAATTTCTGCTGAAGGCGAAGACGAAAAAGAAGCCGTTGAGCATTTAGTTAAACTGATGGGCGAATTAGAATAA
- a CDS encoding fimbrial protein yields MNKTLIALCLALTTTSISAMAADAGSGKITFKGTVNSGACTISPTDVNKEVQLGSIAAANLSSAGKKGPLNTFELKLQDCQLDPSASGTPYSKVKITFNGQPDATNATLWSSTGSANNVAVSFLDNAGKAIKPGDTLEQTLKASDTTIILSAQAEATGAATSGSINSIANYVLSYE; encoded by the coding sequence ATGAATAAGACTTTAATTGCATTATGCTTAGCGTTAACTACAACTTCTATTTCTGCAATGGCTGCGGATGCAGGTTCAGGTAAAATTACTTTTAAAGGCACAGTAAATAGCGGTGCATGTACAATTTCTCCGACCGATGTAAATAAAGAAGTTCAATTAGGTAGTATTGCCGCTGCTAATTTAAGTTCTGCAGGTAAAAAAGGCCCACTAAATACATTTGAATTAAAATTACAAGATTGCCAATTAGACCCAAGTGCTTCAGGTACACCATATTCTAAAGTAAAAATTACTTTTAATGGCCAACCTGATGCAACTAACGCAACTTTATGGTCAAGCACAGGTAGCGCAAATAACGTTGCAGTTTCATTCTTAGACAATGCAGGTAAAGCCATTAAACCAGGTGATACCTTAGAGCAAACACTGAAAGCGTCTGACACCACAATTATTTTATCTGCTCAAGCAGAAGCAACTGGTGCAGCAACTTCAGGTAGCATCAACTCTATCGCTAACTATGTATTAAGCTACGAATAA
- the cysK gene encoding cysteine synthase A, which yields MSKIYDDNSLTIGHTPLVRLKHFGNGNILAKVESRNPSFSVKCRIGANMIWDAEKKGILNKDKELVEPTSGNTGIALAYVAAARGYKLTLTMPETMSIERRKLLKALGANLVLTEGAKGMKGAIAKAEEIVNSNPKKYLLLQQFNNPANPEIHEKTTGPEIWEDTDGNVDVVVAGVGTGGTITGIAKYLKNTKGKDVTIVAVEPETSPVITQALAGEEIKPGPHKIQGIGAGFIPGNLDLKLLDKVIQISDDEAIKTARELMEKEGILAGISSGAAIAAATQIAADPAYKGKNIVVILPSSGERYLSTALFADISAE from the coding sequence ATGAGCAAAATTTATGATGATAACTCGTTGACCATTGGCCACACCCCACTTGTCCGATTAAAGCATTTTGGTAATGGCAATATTTTAGCAAAAGTGGAATCTCGCAACCCAAGCTTCAGTGTTAAGTGCCGTATTGGTGCGAACATGATTTGGGACGCAGAGAAAAAAGGTATCCTAAACAAAGACAAAGAATTAGTTGAGCCAACCAGTGGTAATACAGGGATCGCTTTAGCCTATGTCGCTGCGGCAAGAGGTTATAAGTTGACCTTAACCATGCCTGAAACGATGAGTATTGAACGTCGTAAACTGCTCAAAGCACTGGGCGCCAACCTCGTTTTAACCGAGGGGGCAAAAGGTATGAAAGGTGCGATAGCTAAAGCTGAAGAAATAGTGAATAGCAACCCTAAGAAATACCTATTACTTCAACAGTTTAATAATCCAGCAAACCCTGAAATTCATGAAAAAACCACAGGGCCTGAAATTTGGGAAGATACTGACGGCAATGTCGACGTTGTGGTTGCTGGTGTCGGTACAGGTGGGACAATTACAGGGATTGCAAAGTACCTGAAAAACACCAAAGGCAAAGATGTGACTATCGTAGCTGTTGAGCCAGAAACCTCACCCGTTATCACACAAGCCTTAGCAGGTGAAGAAATTAAACCAGGACCACATAAGATCCAAGGGATCGGAGCTGGGTTTATTCCGGGTAACTTAGATTTAAAATTACTCGATAAAGTCATTCAAATCAGCGATGACGAAGCCATCAAAACTGCTCGTGAACTAATGGAAAAAGAAGGCATTCTGGCGGGTATTTCATCAGGCGCGGCTATTGCTGCTGCCACTCAAATTGCCGCAGACCCTGCCTATAAAGGTAAAAATATCGTCGTTATTTTACCTTCTTCAGGTGAGCGTTATTTGTCTACAGCCCTATTTGCTGACATCTCCGCTGAGTAA
- the crr gene encoding PTS glucose transporter subunit IIA — protein sequence MGLFDKLKSLVSEDKSSSGSIEIIAPLSGEIVNIEDVPDVVFAEKIVGDGIAIKPAGNKIVAPVDGTIGKIFETNHAFSIESDDGIELFVHFGIDTVELKGEGFKRIAEEGQTVKKGDLIIEFDLALLEEKAKSVLTPVVISNMDEIKELNKLTGSVTVGETVIMRIKK from the coding sequence ATGGGTCTGTTTGATAAACTGAAATCACTCGTTTCGGAAGACAAAAGTAGCAGTGGCAGTATTGAAATTATCGCACCTTTATCCGGTGAAATTGTCAATATTGAAGATGTTCCAGACGTTGTGTTCGCAGAAAAAATTGTGGGTGATGGTATTGCGATTAAACCCGCAGGTAACAAAATCGTTGCCCCTGTAGACGGCACAATTGGTAAGATTTTTGAAACTAACCATGCGTTTTCTATTGAGTCAGATGATGGTATAGAACTATTTGTTCACTTCGGTATTGATACCGTTGAGCTTAAAGGTGAAGGCTTTAAACGCATCGCTGAAGAAGGCCAAACGGTGAAAAAAGGTGATTTAATCATTGAGTTTGATTTAGCACTGTTAGAAGAGAAAGCAAAATCTGTTTTAACGCCAGTTGTCATTTCTAATATGGACGAAATCAAAGAACTCAACAAACTGACAGGCTCCGTGACAGTCGGTGAAACTGTCATCATGCGTATTAAGAAATAG